The genomic stretch CGAAGCATAGCtcttttctttattttgttgGCTTAGGTTTCTCGGTGTTTATAGTGGGAAATTTTAAATCTCTTTGATTTGTGATTAATGTTTATTCTCAGTGAACCTTACTGGATAAGAGCAATATGAGGCGACCTTCTGCTGCACAAAGGTCTTATTAAAGGCGATCTTCTGCTACACAATGGTCTTATTAGAGCTATCCTTTATGTGTTTAAGCTTGCATTAAAGGTTTGTGTCAATTTTCCAAGAGTAACCTGATTGGGTGGAATATAAATCCAACTTTTATGGATATAGCATGTGACTTCCTTCATTGTAAACAATAGACCATCCTTTTCAAATGCCTTAGTCTACATGTGGGTGTTAGTCGTCATCTTGGAACCTATAGTGGATGATATCTCTTTGTGTATGAGAACATGTGTTGATTGGTAATCACCTCCTGGATATTCTGGATACTAATCTTTCCTCTAACAGATATGGCTGGTGGAACAACATGGAAAACTGGGGTTTTACTGGTTGCTTCGACTTATAATGCCCCTCTCGTTACTAATCTTGTGCGTATCAACTCCATGACTAACAATGATATATTTTACCCTTAATTTGGGGGTAGTTAGGCTCTCTCTAAAGTGGTTTTTCCCTTGTAAAAACTCCTTAAAAACAAGATCCAACGAGAGATAACCCTTTTAAGCGAACATGCCTTACTTGACCCTATAAGTATTTCTTGTAGTTTGTGTCACGATCACCTAGAATCATTTTATCACCTTTTTGTGACATGTGAAGTTGTGACCACAATGTCGTATTTAGTTTTTAAATGGCTTTGTCATTACCCTGAAATTTGCCCCCCATTTTTGCTTTTTCATCTAACCCATAACCTGAGACCCATCTAAGCTCATTCATGTCTCATTCATGGTTAACATTGACTAATAAACATCATAAATTCAAGGTTTCTGGTTAACAAAGCAGGTTTGGATTAGAGATTTTGGTATTGCGCATCGTGTGGGTTGCAACCCTAATTCTTGGTATTGAGGGATCTTGTTGCTCGACCTCCGTGCATGAATTGGGCTTCTAAACCCTAGTTGTGGGCCCATGGTTTGAGATATTATTGGTGGAGCTTCGTGTTTGATCTGAAATCCTAATCAGGGATGGTTGTTGTTCAAATGCTCTGTTTGATGGACTTCTGGATTGGTAAATAATCAAAGCCCTAGTTGATGGATACTGGAGTCCTTGGATCTGGGATGTTGGAATCCTGTCCACCTAGAACCCTAGCTTGGTGGTTCATAAGGGCCTGTGAGCCTCATTGCTTGGTGTATGCTTAAGACTTCGATCATATAGTCCTGAAATGGTTGGTTTGGGTTGAGAGTTGTAAGATCCTAGCTCATGGGAGGGTTTGTTTGGTCATCACGATCTGCATCATGTCACTCATTAAGTTCAATGGAGGATTATGATTTCACAGTATCAATCATTCAAATCATCCATTTGATTCTTGACTCCACACATCGTGTTGCATTGATTAATTAGTACATTCATGCTTCCATTCGCTTCCTTTGACCACAGTCCATTTTCAGTCAAGGTCACATCCATATAGTCGTTGATTCTAGTTATGTCATCATGTGTTTGAATTTGGATTTGGCATTGTTTGAATGTGGAACCATACTTGATCAAGTCTCCATAATCATTTAATCAGTGTTTGAATTTAACCTGGATAATTCAATTTGATTTGGAAATTTAAGTTGATTTGGAAATTCAAGTTAACCTTGataattcaatttaatttggaAATTTAAGTTGATTTGGATATTCAAGATTAATTTTGATAATTCAAGTTAAATTTGGAAATTCAAGTTGATTTGGATAATTCAAATTGATTTAGAAATTCAAAGTTAATTTGGAAATTTAAATCGATTTAGAAGTTCGAAGTTAATTCTAATAATTCAAGTTAAATGTGGAACGCCGAGTTGTTTTTTGGAATCGTTCTTTTTCTCTAATGGGCCATGACCCCTAATTTAGTTAGCCCATTCATCCATTTTTTCACAATGAAAGTCCAACACTAACAATCCATTTGCATTACCATTAACCAAACCAAAACCCATATCCACATAACACATCAAAGCCCAATTAAGCCCATTGTACATATCCAAACCAGACCAAAATGAAATAATAAAGGCAATTGGAAGTAATGAAGAGCCAAAAGCTGCAATCGAAACTGCAGTGTACTAAACGACAACTGCACAAGCTGAAACGGCGAACCCATAGCAGAAACACGCAGGAGCTACCAAGGAGTACACCAGCAGAACGCAAACGCGGTTCGAAATGTAACGACAAGCGAAACGCAAGGCTATGATGCAAAACGATAACGCAAAGCAACCTGCAAGAAAACCATAAGCTGAAAATTGAAATCCATAACAGAAGTTCAACCTAACTAACTTCTAATTTATAACTAACTTCCTCATTTCAAGGTAAATTTCATCTGCATTTGGATTTGAATTTCTAACAGAATTTGGAAACCAAAACTCTATAAGTACACATCTTCAATCATTTCAGGGGGGTTTCCATCTCCAAGTTTCTTCATCTCTCAACTGTTCTTTCTGTTTTTCAATCTCCTTTTGAGCTTCACACAACAACCTCCTCCATTCTTCTCCACAACTCAATCAACAGTACAACAAACTCAACCTTCAATCCACATAACACTGAACCTCACTCCACGATCTTCATCAACCAGAAAACGAAGCTCTCCATCAATCTTGAATCATCTCTCTAATTTTTTTCTCTCACGTTCAAGAAGGTGTAGAAGAAGATCGAAGAACATAAGGAGATATTCGTTCTACACTTCATATACAAACTCTTTCACACATGAATTCACACTTCAGTTCAACAGAATATTTTGGAGGACACATCTTTACATTCATCAAAGTGAAGAATCCACAGTGGTTCATACAATTTTTTTCACTCCATTCTTCGTACACTCTACACGTAACAGAAGGATTCAGAAGATTTCCTCAACCATAATCCATTCGTATAGATCATAACAACGCAGCGGAACAAAACGCCAACCATTTTTGCAATGATTCACAACTTTCAGAATCGCTCAAATCCGCAACACATCGAAATCGAAccggagaagaagaagaaagatcAACCAGGAATCAAAGAGAAAAGTCCGATAGAAAAGTCCGATACCTGTTAAATCCGGTAAGTCCGATACCTGTTAAATCCGGTATGTCCTCTGAATTGTCTGCGATACCGcttcttttctgtttggcatATGATAGCCGTATAAATTGATTTGGCGACACATACTTTGGAATCTTTGAATCAACGAGGGATTGACGTAAACGTGAGCGATGAAGACGAAACAATGCCGAAGAGGATGAAACGTGGGCGATGAAGCTGAAGCAACGCCGAATAGGATGAAACATGAATGGATGTTGAATCTGAGAATCCAAGATGCAAAGCCATGAACGTCTGGGAATTGATGAACGCGATGTTGGGCGTTGCTGGATTATGGAAGAAGCACGTTCACATCCGAAGCTGATGATGTGATGACGCGCAATGATGAAGCTGAAGCTTACACTTTACTGCTATGTTTGGTGAAAAGCACAGTCCTCGTTTCCTTTTGGCCTCATCGCGGAGAAGTGTGTATGGGATGCTTGGATCCGGGTTTGGGCCTAAGGCCCAAACAGATCGCTTCCTACACCCTCCTTGATCCGAGCTTGCACCTTCATTTTCCCATAAGGGCCCATTGATTTTTCAGTTTTTTTGGCATAGTTCtttttatgtttgtttgactAGAATTAGGGGTTTAGAAAGTAATCAGGATTTTAGAGCCTTGAttagtttaattaggttaattagatTTAGGATATTAGTTTTAGCAATTAATTAGGATTTTTATTAATTAGATAAAATTGATTAGAAATATAAATATTTTGATTATTCGACATTTTCagaattttagtttaattaggtttaTTAGAGATTAATTCGATTTTAATCTTGTTTAGTTTAATTAGGTCTATTAGACTTTATAATTGATTTTAGAAGTTAGTTTAATGTTTTTAGAATTTTAGAATAATTAGAATTAGATTATAATTTTAGAATAATTATAAATATTTAGGATTTAGATGATTTTAATTAGGATTTcataattagaattttaattcAATATTTATAAAATTGTCAAATGACTGTTT from Lathyrus oleraceus cultivar Zhongwan6 chromosome 7, CAAS_Psat_ZW6_1.0, whole genome shotgun sequence encodes the following:
- the LOC127106699 gene encoding uncharacterized protein LOC127106699 isoform X2: MFHPIRRCFSFIAHVSSSSALFRLHRSRLRQSLVDSKIPKYVSPNQFIRLSYAKQKRSGIADNSEDIPDLTGCFALSFCIIALRFACRYISNRVCVLLVYSLVAPACFCYGFAVSACAVVV
- the LOC127106699 gene encoding uncharacterized protein LOC127106699 isoform X1, which gives rise to MFHPIRRCFSFIAHVSSSSALFRLHRSRLRQSLVDSKIPKYVSPNQFIRLSYAKQKRSGIADNSEDIPDLTGIGLTGFNRLLCVIVLHHSLAFRLSLHFEPRLRSAGVLLGSSCVFLLWVRRFSLCSCRLVHCSFDCSFWLFITSNCLYYFILVWFGYVQWA